A DNA window from Calliphora vicina chromosome 1, idCalVici1.1, whole genome shotgun sequence contains the following coding sequences:
- the LOC135949140 gene encoding serendipity locus protein delta-like encodes MSGVVQEFIRCFLCRKKNSSDKLHKSIDATQCPASKKSVRTVLLHLARLGKFELHLSSGEWLCRKCYIQIADYDSNLVNVTRKQRNLSMMVEKAATSFESDIEEECIQEMSNMEELNDDHFFEDANVSDHEISETIFDVMGGNNSQKRKRENDRHQITQTVHDVPQALNRVQSHFSEQIQCNLCAMRFKSRARLQRHVVQAHKKFSCNVCSFSHRNEDYVMLHMNIHEGKNENQCRFCSKEFTTKISTIRHMEVHLNTKKYQCDKCGLCFSQTTVLYNHKLQHEAEEKPLRCEICNQIFKTKRTFRHHMVTHRADRPRYSCEFCAKTFTEKYTLKVHKRTHPEAGIHAAPADIEYQQQQQQQENHYQVDTEHHQSYDGNQVDYLQTNMQPTNSQTITTTPAIPKFSCIICDQPFSTKDHLNKHMEKEHDVILKSLTIANFSQYEVVTNEPRKPCQICGQIFSVQHNLEYHLEHVHGVAFK; translated from the coding sequence ATGTCTGGAGTTGTACAAGAATTTATTCGATGCTTTCTGTGTCGCAAAAAGAACTCCAGCGATAAGTTACACAAGAGCATAGATGCTACACAGTGCCCGGCCTCCAAGAAAAGTGTTAGAACAGTACTTTTACATTTGGCCCGTTTAGGTAAATTTGAACTGCATCTATCTAGTGGAGAATGGTTGTGTCGCAAGTGTTATATCCAAATAGCCGATTACGACTCGAATCTTGTCAACGTAACTCGCAAGCAAAGGAACCTTTCAATGATGGTAGAAAAGGCAGCAACTAGTTTTGAAAGTGACATCGAAGAAGAGTGCATTCAAGAAATGTCGAACATGGAAGAATTAAATGATGACCATTTTTTCGAAGACGCCAATGTTAGTGATCATGAAATATCTGAAACAATTTTCGACGTAATGGGTGGTAACAATTCCCAAAAACGTAAACGGGAAAATGACCGCCATCAAATAACTCAGACGGTACATGATGTACCGCAAGCTCTGAATAGAGTGCAATCTCACTTCTCTGAACAAATTCAATGCAATCTGTGTGCAATGCGTTTCAAGAGCAGAGCCCGTTTACAACGACATGTCGTACAGGCTCATAAAAAATTCAGCTGTAATGTTTGTTCGTTTAGTCATCGCAATGAGGACTACGTAATGTTGCATATGAATATTCACGAAGGTAAAAACGAAAATCAATGTAGATTTTGCAGCAAGGAATTTACAACCAAAATCAGCACTATACGTCACATGGAAGTTCACTTGAATACGAAGAAATATCAATGTGACAAATGCGGTTTATGTTTCTCCCAAACGACTGTCCTATACAATCATAAACTGCAACATGAAGCCGAAGAAAAGCCACTACGTTGCGAAATATGCAATCAAATATTCAAGACGAAAAGGACATTTCGTCATCATATGGTCACACATAGAGCAGACCGTCCCCGTTACAGCTGTGAATTTTGTGCTAAAACCTTCACGGAGAAATACACATTAAAGGTACATAAACGAACTCATCCAGAGGCAGGAATTCATGCAGCTCCTGCAGATATAGAAtatcaacaacagcagcagcagcaggaaAATCATTATCAAGTTGACACAGAGCATCATCAGTCGTATGATGGAAATCAAGTAGACTACCTTCAAACGAATATGCAGCCAACAAATTCGCAAACAATTACTACCACACCAGCAATACCCAAATTCAGTTGCATTATCTGTGACCAACCATTTTCGACAAAAGATCACCTCAACAAGCATATGGAAAAGGAGCACGATGTAATATTAAAGTCATTGACAATTGCCAACTTTTCGCAATATGAAGTTGTGACGAATGAGCCACGCAAGCCCTGTCAAATTTGTGGTCAAATATTTAGTGTTCAACATAACTTGGAATATCATCTAGAGCATGTCCATGGTGtggcatttaaataa